CATAAAGAGAATGAAGTGGCATTGATGTATTCTGGTGTAGGATTGGACGTAATGGGAGAGGGATATGAACATCTGAGTACCGTACACAGAGAAGAAATAGTACAGGCTTTTCCAAGAAATGATTTTAAAAATAAGATCATTCCGACCTTTTTTGGTGGTTTTGAACATAAAACCGAAACAACATTTGGAAACATAAAAGCAGATGTATGTGCCTTTATGATCCCGAATTTTGAAAGAAAAAACTTTTGCGACTGTATACTGCATTCCCCGTGGTCTGAATAAAATGTAATCAAAGGTTATCTACTTTATAACACAAGAGACAGTCCCGATTCTGAGACAGTCTCTTGTTTTTACCTCTGAGTGCCGTGCTGAATATTTGCCCCGCAGAAACTAAATAAATTACAGGGATATCCATTTTTCTATAAGGTGAAACCACAATGCTCTTTCCTCATCCAAAAGAAACACGGCTGATGACTTTCTCTTATTGATTATGCCATCAGTGATCTGAATCTCTGTGTAAGCTGCCAGTCCGTGGTATTCAGAAGTATTAATCTCTATGTTTTCAACCTGCACACTTCGGTCCTGAAATTTTCCAAATACTGTTGGTAACCATTCAGAAAGAATAGGTAAAGTGACGGTATCTCCATTTCCATTGATCATTCTGAAATCCGGAGAAAATCCGGAGATTAGTTTTGTATAAAGACCGTCTTGGTTTTCAGATTTCCCCTGGAACCATTTTTCAATGTTCTTATGAAATTCTTTGATCTCTTTGATTATTTTTTCTGTGTTATTCATAGAATTAAATTTATATTATTTTAGATTTTAAAATTGTTTAATATATTGTTTCTTCAATCTTGCTGAATGTATTTTTTTAATCTGACTGTAGCGGCTATTCCTATAATCTGAAATCCCCCAATGCATGCAATGGCAATGGCAAATGATTCAGGAAACCCTAGTAGTTCGATCATATTAAAAAATAGAGTACCAATTACAGCTCCTCCTGTTACACTGCCGATCTGTATACCAATACTGATCACACCGGAAGCCTGTCCTGCTTTATCTTTGGAAACCAATGCAATTGCTGTTCTCATCATAACGGGCATAATGGTCCCGTGGCCTAATCCTGCCGTAAATAGTGTAGCAGCCGTTAAAAAAGAAGGTTTTTGCTGAAAATAGAAAACCATTGCACTAAGGATAAAGCCAGTCATCAGTAAGCCCAGCCCTGTACATATCAATTTATATGGAGATAGCTTTAGCTTCGGCATGATCAATGGTCCCATAAAAAACGCGATTCCATACGGAATGATCGCCAGTCCTGCTTCCATGGAAGTCTTGTGAAGGAACTGCTGAAGGTAATAGGGATAACAGATAAACAGTCCGGCTGTAAAATTGTAAAAAAAGATGATCAGCAGGCTTAGTGAAAAAGGAGGATATCTTGAGAGGCTTGGATCAATGAGTACCGGACGCTTTTTTTTCAGCAGATAGGTTTCGTATTTCAAAAAAATAATTAGTAAAAACAATCCTGCAAAGATGATCCCGAATATCCACCACGCCCATTGATATTTTTGTGCAAAAATCAAAGGACATATCACCATAAGGAGAGCAATAATTAATAATAAAGCACCACTGAAATCTATTCCTGACTTTTCTTCCCGGTCATTATTATCCATAGTGAAGTGGATTCCCAAAAGACAAATGATCGTTACAGGAACATTAACAAGAAATATGAGTTCCCATGAAATACTTCCCCAATGTATACTGAGCAGCAATCCGCCAAACAGCTGTCCCACAACTGAAGCCAGCCCAAAAACCGAACTGAAAATACTTACTGCTTTTGGCTGCTCCTGACTGCTGAAAAGAACTTTTATAGACGCCAATACCTGAGGGGCCAGTAATGATGCGCCAACACCCTGAAAGAGCCTTGAGGCAATAAGCCACGTTATATCCGGTGAAAAAGCACAGGCAAGTGAAGCCAGCAGAAAAGTATATAATCCGAACATGAAAATTTTCTTTCGTCCGTAGAGATCTCCCAGTCTACCTCCGCAAACTACCAGCGCTGCATAGGTAAG
This genomic window from Chryseobacterium sp. MEBOG06 contains:
- a CDS encoding MFS transporter is translated as MNVYPSRWQALHFLVAGAFLSPLDYFIVNMALPSIKNAFKASDHQLQLVVAIYGLTYAALVVCGGRLGDLYGRKKIFMFGLYTFLLASLACAFSPDITWLIASRLFQGVGASLLAPQVLASIKVLFSSQEQPKAVSIFSSVFGLASVVGQLFGGLLLSIHWGSISWELIFLVNVPVTIICLLGIHFTMDNNDREEKSGIDFSGALLLIIALLMVICPLIFAQKYQWAWWIFGIIFAGLFLLIIFLKYETYLLKKKRPVLIDPSLSRYPPFSLSLLIIFFYNFTAGLFICYPYYLQQFLHKTSMEAGLAIIPYGIAFFMGPLIMPKLKLSPYKLICTGLGLLMTGFILSAMVFYFQQKPSFLTAATLFTAGLGHGTIMPVMMRTAIALVSKDKAGQASGVISIGIQIGSVTGGAVIGTLFFNMIELLGFPESFAIAIACIGGFQIIGIAATVRLKKYIQQD